Below is a genomic region from Methanolobus sediminis.
TTGGTTGATTCATGCAGATCATCCGGTTAATGAACTTAGACTTGGGTTTCATTCCCGGATGATTGTCAAACAGTTTTTTGCTCTGGTTTTTGCAGTTGTTTAATCTTTAAGCCCATCTTTCAGGTGCAAGTGATGCAGCAGCTTCCTGTGCCCATCTTGCAGCTTCCATAGCATCGGTCTTTGTAGCATCTGCTCCGATCTCTTCGGCAAAGTCTGCAGTTATAGGTGCACCGCCAATGATGACCTTAAGGTTGTTTCTGATACCCTTGCTCTGGAGACTATCCATTACCCTCTGCATGTTGTCCATTGTCGAGGTCATGAGTGTGCTCATTGATACGATGTCTGCCTTATGTTCAGCAGCAGCCTCTGCAAATTGTTCAACAGGTACGTCTTTTCCAAGATCGATTGCTTCAAAGCCTACTGCACTCATCATTGTTTTAACAAGGTTCTTTCCAATGTCGTGGACATCTCCTTCCACACTGCCAATGATAAGGACCTTCCTTGCACCATCTCCTTCGGCCTTGATGTGTGGTACGAGTATATCCATACCTCCGTACATTGCGTTAGAAGCCATGAGCAGATGTGGCATGAATGCCTGCTTTTTCTCATACTTTTCACTCATTATCTCCATGCCCTTTGCAAGTCCATTGATAACTGCAATATATGGATCTATACCCTGGTCCAGTGCCT
It encodes:
- a CDS encoding corrinoid protein; amino-acid sequence: MEENEIISGLTDAVVTGKKDQAVELAQKALDQGIDPYIAVINGLAKGMEIMSEKYEKKQAFMPHLLMASNAMYGGMDILVPHIKAEGDGARKVLIIGSVEGDVHDIGKNLVKTMMSAVGFEAIDLGKDVPVEQFAEAAAEHKADIVSMSTLMTSTMDNMQRVMDSLQSKGIRNNLKVIIGGAPITADFAEEIGADATKTDAMEAARWAQEAAASLAPERWA